From one Geoalkalibacter halelectricus genomic stretch:
- a CDS encoding MXAN_5187 C-terminal domain-containing protein — protein MSERRNIGLELLDIEREMKDLQILYERYFAGTEKREPIKAREKLARSLRQFANRRIVQTDLRFRYQNLAVRFHSYSGYWDRILRLMDEGRFIRGSSALPKAPAPAPPAAAAGGEDEVDRLLTQLQASGSGAGFNREKVARFLGEQRDKIKQTFGDQQVEFRVVVEDGKPRIKVRAKK, from the coding sequence TCGACATCGAGCGGGAGATGAAGGATCTGCAAATCCTCTACGAGCGGTATTTCGCCGGCACCGAGAAACGCGAACCCATCAAGGCGCGGGAAAAACTGGCCCGCAGCCTGCGCCAATTCGCCAACCGGCGCATCGTGCAGACCGACCTGCGCTTTCGCTATCAGAACCTCGCCGTGCGCTTTCACAGCTATTCAGGCTACTGGGATCGCATCCTGCGGCTAATGGACGAGGGGCGCTTCATCCGCGGCAGCTCGGCTTTGCCCAAGGCCCCCGCGCCGGCACCACCCGCCGCGGCCGCCGGCGGGGAGGACGAGGTGGATAGGCTGTTGACGCAGCTACAGGCCAGCGGCAGTGGCGCAGGGTTTAATCGTGAGAAGGTGGCGCGATTTCTCGGCGAGCAGCGCGACAAAATCAAGCAGACCTTCGGCGACCAGCAAGTTGAATTTCGCGTTGTGGTCGAGGACGGCAAGCCCCGCATCAAGGTCCGCGCCAAGAAATAA